In Methanocella paludicola SANAE, the sequence CCTTTGCCTCGCGGAGCTTGCCCGCGTTCGTGGTGACGAAGTACAGGGTGGGCCTCTGCATGGTAAAATAAAGTACTCGCGGGCAAAAAAACGTTTCTCAAAGCCAAAATATATGACAGTATAAATAAAATATCTTGTAACGAGAAAAACGTCCAGGGAGCAATAGCATGAAGTGCGAGGTCAGGAACGGCATATACTGGGTCGGCGCCATCGACTGGAACATGAGGGATTTCCACGGCTACGATACGCCCAAGGGGACGAGCTATAACGCTTACCTCATAGTGGACGAGAAGGTCGCGCTCGTGGACACGGTCAAGGGAGGGTTCTCGGAGGAGATGTTCATGGGCATCCGGGAGCACGTCGACCCTTCGAAGATCGACTACGTCATCGTGAACCACCTGGAGAAGGACCACTCAGGGGCCCTCGAAGACGTCATGGCGGTCGCGAAGAACGCGAAGGTCTATTGCTCTACCCGGGCGAGGGCCGGCCTCGTCGACAAGTACGGGGAGAGGTGGCCCATGACCGCCGTCAAGACCGGAGACACGCTGAAGCTGGGCAAAAAGACGCTGAGGTTCATCGAGGTGCCCATGGTCCACTGGCCCGACAGCATGTTCACATACGCCGAGGAGGATAAGGTCCTCTTATCGAACGACGCGTTCGGCCAGCACATCGCGACCTCCCAGCGGTTCGAGGACCAGGTCCGGGCCAACATCATGTACGACGCCCGCGCCTACTACGCTAACATCTTAATGCCGCTGTCCTCCATCATCGCCGGGACGCTCGAGAAGCTGCCGGCGCTCAACCTCTCGCCCGATATCATCGCCCCCTCGCACGGGCTCATCTGGAGGAGGGACCCGGGCAGGATCGTGAACGCCTATACGGCATGGTCGAGCTTCCGCCCGAAAGAGGAGGCGGTCATCGCCTACAGCACCATGTGGGGCCTCACCGACATGATGGCCAGGCTCATCGCCTTCGGCATCATGGACGAGGGGGTCGACGTGCGGCTCTACGATCTCCATGAGTCCACGCTGGCCTCGGTCATGACCGACCTGCTCGAGGCGAGAGCCGTTATCGTGGGCTCCTCGACCCAGAACAACATCATGCTCCACGGCACGGCCGAGCTCATGGCCTACCTGAAGGGGCTGCGGCCGAAGAACAAGATAGCCGCGGCCTTCGGCGCCTACGGGTGGGCAGGCGGGGCCGTGAAGGAGATCGACGACGGGCTCAGGGCGATCGGCCTGGAGACAGTGGAGCCGCTGGCTTTCAAGCATATCATGACGACGCTCAGCGAGGACGACAAGAAGAAGTGCATCGAGTTCGGGCGCAGCATCGCCCGCAGGATAAAAGGAGGACAGGCATGACGAAGTGGATGTGCAGGGTGTGCGGGTACATACACGAGGGCGAGGAGCCGCCCGAGGAGTGCCCGCTCTGCGGGGCCCCGAAGTCGGAGTTCGAGAAGGTGCCCTAGCTCTTTTTATGTTTCATGGCGGCCACGATCATGTTCATGACCCGGGGGTCGCCTATTTTTCCGAGCGACGCCATGGCCTCGTTCCTTACGGCCTCGTCGTCGTCATTCAGGGCCGCGGACAGGGCGCCCACGGCACGGCGGTCGCCGGCCTTCCCCAGCGCCTCCGCGGCACGGAGCCTGATCGCCGGGTCCTTATCAAGTAGAGCTTCTGCGAGCATGTCGACGGCCCGCTTATCGTTGACCTTCCGCAGCGATTCTGCAGCCTCGAACCGCACGGGATAATAGGGGTCCCTGACGCACAAGGATACGAGAGCTTCGGAAGCCCGCTCGTCCCCGACCTCCCCAAGCGCCGAGACGGCATTGAGGCGGATGTAGGGGTCGTCGCTGGACGCGGCCCTGACCAGGCCGTCGACGTCCGGCCCGACCTT encodes:
- a CDS encoding FprA family A-type flavoprotein — its product is MKCEVRNGIYWVGAIDWNMRDFHGYDTPKGTSYNAYLIVDEKVALVDTVKGGFSEEMFMGIREHVDPSKIDYVIVNHLEKDHSGALEDVMAVAKNAKVYCSTRARAGLVDKYGERWPMTAVKTGDTLKLGKKTLRFIEVPMVHWPDSMFTYAEEDKVLLSNDAFGQHIATSQRFEDQVRANIMYDARAYYANILMPLSSIIAGTLEKLPALNLSPDIIAPSHGLIWRRDPGRIVNAYTAWSSFRPKEEAVIAYSTMWGLTDMMARLIAFGIMDEGVDVRLYDLHESTLASVMTDLLEARAVIVGSSTQNNIMLHGTAELMAYLKGLRPKNKIAAAFGAYGWAGGAVKEIDDGLRAIGLETVEPLAFKHIMTTLSEDDKKKCIEFGRSIARRIKGGQA
- a CDS encoding HEAT repeat domain-containing protein produces the protein MALADMVKPNVEKLKAGRDIEGLIRASRYGKDPCVRSEALLALGDIFDGRVVGALGGALNDGDARVRMDAVHALGKVPDPRAMEVLSGALKDGDPAIRSLAQKMLISHVHSLKVGPDVDGLVRAASSDDPYIRLNAVSALGEVGDERASEALVSLCVRDPYYPVRFEAAESLRKVNDKRAVDMLAEALLDKDPAIRLRAAEALGKAGDRRAVGALSAALNDDDEAVRNEAMASLGKIGDPRVMNMIVAAMKHKKS
- a CDS encoding rubredoxin-like domain-containing protein, which translates into the protein MTKWMCRVCGYIHEGEEPPEECPLCGAPKSEFEKVP